In Bdellovibrionales bacterium, the following proteins share a genomic window:
- a CDS encoding GHKL domain-containing protein: MKGKKLEKIDIGQLIDEIYELSLARLNKLEIEWRHHQWVGPLVVMAQPTALSQVLLNLVSNSCDALEQSRADRWIDIKFVERGSQLEIQFSDSGQGLPPEVYSRLFEPFVTTKPPGKGTGLGLGLCRKYMQNQGGDFRYNHLSPNTQFILILRRI; this comes from the coding sequence ATGAAGGGCAAAAAGCTAGAAAAAATAGATATTGGGCAGTTGATCGATGAAATATATGAGTTGAGTTTAGCTCGACTCAATAAGCTTGAAATCGAATGGAGACATCACCAGTGGGTAGGGCCCCTGGTCGTTATGGCGCAACCAACGGCCCTTTCTCAGGTCTTGCTGAACCTTGTTAGCAATTCATGTGATGCTCTCGAGCAATCGCGCGCGGACAGGTGGATTGATATTAAGTTTGTGGAAAGGGGCAGTCAGCTTGAGATTCAGTTTTCTGACAGCGGTCAGGGGCTTCCACCTGAGGTTTATTCCAGACTCTTTGAACCTTTTGTGACGACGAAGCCTCCAGGTAAAGGAACAGGCCTTGGCTTAGGCCTGTGCCGCAAGTACATGCAGAACCAGGGTGGTGATTTTAGATACAATCACTTGAGCCCAAACACTCAATTTATCCTTATACTCCGCCGTATTTAG
- a CDS encoding NupC/NupG family nucleoside CNT transporter produces MERWIGFFGLTGFILISFFMSERKDKVSWRLVGWGMVLQIFLAISVLGIPALGIPGPLRFIFDIANTAIVAALDFTEEGSRFVFGELLNVQKSGFIFAFQVLPTIIFMASLMTVLYHLGIMQKLVNGIAYIMQKTMGISGAESLSTAANIFVGQTEAPLVIKPYVGSLTRSELFAVMVGGMASVAGGVMAAYVGLLKDRIPDIAGHLLTASVMSAPATIVIAKLMIPETIHPETLGKLPKSSEEMIDRNVIEAAARGANEGLLLALNVAAMLLAFIALIAMVNALFIQFGHLIGFDHWGIGSIPEVIRGNKPAELSFQVILGWLFSPIAFLMGVPWAECGMAGTLLGEKIVFNEFVAYLHLSEISAQVSHRTMIILSYALCGFANFCSIAIQIGGIGGMAPTRKSDLAELGIRSVIAGSFSTFMTATIAGILI; encoded by the coding sequence ATGGAACGATGGATAGGTTTTTTTGGTCTAACGGGGTTTATCCTCATTTCCTTTTTTATGTCCGAAAGAAAAGATAAGGTATCTTGGAGACTCGTAGGATGGGGCATGGTCCTTCAAATATTCCTCGCCATCTCTGTCCTCGGTATTCCGGCTCTTGGAATTCCCGGCCCTTTGCGCTTTATTTTTGATATAGCCAATACCGCGATTGTGGCAGCCCTTGATTTCACTGAGGAGGGAAGTCGTTTTGTTTTTGGCGAACTGCTGAATGTTCAAAAATCAGGATTTATTTTTGCTTTTCAGGTCTTGCCCACCATTATTTTTATGGCTTCACTCATGACGGTTCTTTATCATCTCGGCATCATGCAAAAACTTGTAAACGGGATAGCCTACATCATGCAGAAAACCATGGGAATTAGCGGAGCGGAATCTCTTTCGACAGCTGCTAATATCTTCGTCGGGCAGACGGAGGCACCTCTCGTTATCAAGCCCTATGTGGGATCTCTGACTCGTTCCGAACTCTTTGCTGTCATGGTGGGAGGGATGGCCTCTGTTGCGGGCGGAGTGATGGCAGCCTACGTGGGTCTTCTCAAAGACCGCATTCCCGATATTGCAGGCCATCTCCTGACAGCGAGTGTGATGTCGGCCCCGGCCACGATCGTCATTGCCAAACTCATGATTCCCGAGACCATTCACCCCGAAACTTTGGGTAAGCTCCCAAAATCAAGCGAAGAAATGATTGATCGTAATGTGATTGAGGCCGCCGCTCGAGGAGCCAATGAGGGATTGCTCTTAGCTCTCAACGTCGCGGCCATGCTTTTAGCGTTTATTGCACTCATTGCAATGGTGAACGCTTTATTCATTCAATTTGGACATTTGATTGGATTTGACCATTGGGGGATTGGCTCAATTCCAGAGGTTATTCGGGGGAATAAACCGGCAGAACTGAGTTTCCAGGTTATTCTTGGTTGGCTGTTTTCGCCCATCGCGTTTCTCATGGGTGTCCCATGGGCCGAGTGCGGAATGGCCGGAACCTTGCTCGGAGAAAAAATTGTTTTTAATGAGTTCGTCGCCTACTTGCACCTTTCAGAGATTTCTGCACAAGTCAGCCATCGGACGATGATCATCTTGTCTTATGCTCTTTGTGGATTCGCCAATTTTTGCTCCATCGCTATTCAGATTGGCGGCATAGGCGGAATGGCTCCAACAAGAAAATCTGACTTGGCAGAATTGGGAATTCGGTCTGTAATAGCAGGGAGCTTTTCAACCTTTATGACGGCGACAATTGCGGGAATTCTAATTTGA